A genomic region of Pseudomonas sp. RSB 5.4 contains the following coding sequences:
- a CDS encoding START domain-containing protein — translation MGSLHRIAVLCGLTAVLATSVAQAEDWKVAKEQDGIKVSLAEVPGSDYKSYQGVALMKTTVAKLRALQEDVSGACAWIHECKTQKLLKHEGDQSWTYTQFNTPWPVTPRDSVLHITTVEGADGSLTRNLEGVPKYIPEEKGFVRVAQVKGFWKFVPKGDQVEVTYQVHTEPGGSVPSMIANKFVVDAPFNTLKALKERAEK, via the coding sequence ATGGGTTCGCTGCATCGTATCGCTGTGTTGTGTGGTTTGACGGCTGTGCTGGCTACTTCGGTTGCTCAGGCTGAGGACTGGAAAGTCGCCAAGGAGCAGGACGGGATCAAGGTCTCGCTGGCCGAAGTGCCGGGTTCGGATTACAAGTCCTATCAGGGTGTTGCCCTGATGAAGACCACCGTTGCCAAACTGCGTGCCTTGCAGGAAGACGTGTCCGGAGCCTGCGCCTGGATTCACGAGTGCAAAACCCAGAAGCTGCTCAAGCACGAGGGCGATCAGAGCTGGACCTACACCCAGTTCAATACGCCGTGGCCAGTGACGCCGCGTGATTCCGTGCTGCACATCACCACCGTCGAAGGCGCTGATGGCAGCCTGACCCGCAACCTCGAAGGCGTGCCGAAGTACATTCCCGAAGAGAAAGGCTTTGTCCGCGTTGCGCAGGTCAAAGGCTTCTGGAAGTTCGTACCGAAAGGTGATCAGGTCGAAGTGACCTATCAAGTGCACACCGAGCCAGGCGGCAGTGTGCCGAGCATGATTGCCAACAAGTTTGTGGTCGACGCGCCATTCAACACCCTGAAAGCCCTGAAAGAACGCGCCGAGAAGTAA
- a CDS encoding YkgJ family cysteine cluster protein, whose product MKCREGCGACCIAPSISSAIPGMPNGKPAGERCVQLSVENLCNIFGQPERPAVCSGFAADVEVCGSSREEAIRLIGWWEQMTAA is encoded by the coding sequence ATGAAATGCCGTGAAGGCTGTGGCGCTTGCTGTATTGCCCCCTCCATCAGTTCTGCCATCCCAGGCATGCCCAATGGCAAACCTGCCGGCGAACGTTGCGTGCAACTCTCGGTCGAAAACCTGTGCAACATTTTCGGTCAGCCGGAACGCCCGGCGGTCTGCTCGGGATTTGCCGCCGATGTCGAAGTCTGTGGCAGCAGCCGGGAAGAGGCGATCAGGTTGATCGGCTGGTGGGAGCAGATGACGGCGGCGTGA
- a CDS encoding translation initiation factor 2, whose amino-acid sequence MKAILPAAWILFGVLTMGHAPGVMAAAVQEKPAASATASKTASNKAVADKKAQVKNAPQKKAAPVKKRPPIASKSKPASEVAKTRLPPAKLDLSLPKDMVQQLKPAGTVTLPKHDAILPQMFGEKNSGFQLNGRLLSNEMQLQLRNEERREVEGAALDFEFKQ is encoded by the coding sequence ATGAAAGCGATTTTGCCTGCTGCCTGGATTTTGTTTGGTGTGTTGACGATGGGCCATGCGCCCGGTGTCATGGCAGCCGCCGTTCAGGAAAAGCCTGCGGCGTCAGCAACGGCGAGCAAAACGGCCAGCAACAAAGCCGTTGCGGATAAGAAAGCTCAAGTAAAAAACGCCCCACAAAAGAAGGCCGCCCCGGTGAAGAAGCGGCCCCCGATCGCTTCCAAGTCGAAACCGGCCAGTGAGGTGGCGAAAACCCGATTGCCGCCGGCCAAGCTCGATCTGAGCCTGCCCAAGGACATGGTGCAGCAGCTCAAACCGGCCGGTACCGTCACGCTGCCTAAACACGACGCTATCCTGCCGCAGATGTTCGGCGAGAAGAACAGCGGCTTCCAGCTCAACGGCCGTCTGCTCAGTAACGAAATGCAGCTGCAACTGCGCAACGAAGAGCGTCGTGAAGTCGAAGGCGCGGCGCTGGATTTCGAATTCAAGCAGTAA
- a CDS encoding PLP-dependent aminotransferase family protein: MTNLLLYQRIAQQLAEDIRRGVYQPGERVPSVRKMSSQLNVSHATVLQAYANLEDQGLIRARPQSGYYVHQTPALTAPTPDIARVERPGLVTRASIIQQVLVESRREGVFPLGAAVPSVDYLPVRALHQQLAKVTRFHSPRAFSYMFSPGFEPLRRQVAIRMRDAGVVVDPSEVVITHGCVDALQMSLRVLTRPGDLIAAESPTYYGLLQLADLLGLKVIEIPSDPATGMSLEALQLAANQWSIKALVLTTRLSNPLGGTMPEERQKQLLRLASDFDIQIVEDDIYGELMFEQGRTKALKAYDRLDRVIYCSSFSKTLSPGVRVGWMIAGKYQQEIQRLQTFTTHSACSVTQMAIAAYLENGGYDRHLRYIRQEYRKNLSAFQLAVQQYFPEGTQMTRPTGGFILWVSLPGRVNTQELHVRALQQGISIAPGLIFSNTEQFNHCIRLNCGTPWNREAERALMTLGLLATQLCQETAGGF; this comes from the coding sequence ATGACCAACCTCTTGCTCTACCAACGTATTGCTCAACAACTGGCGGAAGATATCCGGCGCGGCGTCTATCAGCCCGGCGAACGCGTGCCGTCGGTGCGCAAGATGAGTTCGCAGCTCAATGTCAGCCATGCAACGGTGTTGCAGGCTTACGCCAATCTCGAAGATCAGGGGCTGATCCGCGCACGGCCGCAGTCCGGTTACTACGTGCACCAGACCCCGGCCCTGACGGCGCCGACACCGGATATCGCCCGGGTCGAACGCCCAGGCCTGGTCACTCGCGCCAGCATCATTCAGCAAGTGTTGGTCGAATCGCGGCGCGAGGGGGTTTTCCCGTTGGGCGCGGCGGTGCCGAGTGTCGATTACCTCCCGGTGCGCGCATTGCATCAGCAGTTGGCCAAGGTCACCCGATTCCATAGCCCTCGCGCTTTCAGCTACATGTTCAGCCCCGGTTTCGAACCGCTGCGCCGGCAAGTGGCGATCCGCATGCGCGATGCTGGTGTGGTGGTCGATCCGTCGGAAGTGGTGATCACCCACGGTTGCGTCGATGCGCTGCAGATGTCGCTGCGGGTGTTGACTCGTCCAGGTGATCTGATCGCCGCAGAGTCGCCAACCTATTACGGCCTGCTGCAACTGGCCGACCTGCTGGGCCTGAAAGTGATCGAGATTCCCAGCGACCCGGCCACGGGCATGAGCCTGGAAGCCTTGCAACTGGCGGCCAACCAATGGTCGATCAAGGCGCTGGTGCTGACCACCCGGCTGAGCAATCCGCTGGGTGGCACCATGCCCGAAGAGCGGCAGAAACAACTGCTGCGTCTGGCCTCGGACTTCGATATCCAGATCGTCGAAGACGACATCTATGGCGAATTGATGTTCGAACAGGGCCGCACCAAAGCCCTCAAGGCCTACGATCGGCTGGATCGGGTGATCTACTGCTCGAGTTTTTCCAAGACCTTGTCGCCGGGCGTGCGGGTCGGCTGGATGATCGCCGGCAAGTATCAGCAAGAAATCCAGCGTCTGCAGACGTTCACCACGCATTCGGCGTGCAGCGTCACGCAGATGGCGATTGCCGCTTATCTGGAAAATGGCGGTTATGACCGGCATTTACGGTACATCCGCCAGGAATACCGGAAAAACCTCAGCGCGTTCCAACTGGCGGTGCAGCAGTACTTCCCCGAAGGCACGCAAATGACCCGGCCCACGGGCGGTTTCATCCTCTGGGTGAGTCTGCCGGGCAGGGTCAATACCCAGGAATTGCACGTCCGCGCCTTGCAGCAGGGCATCAGTATTGCACCGGGGCTGATCTTCAGTAATACGGAGCAGTTCAACCACTGCATCCGCCTGAACTGCGGCACGCCGTGGAATCGCGAAGCGGAAAGGGCGCTGATGACCCTCGGCTTGCTGGCGACTCAACTGTGTCAGGAAACGGCTGGCGGATTCTGA
- a CDS encoding OmpA family protein — translation MSLKSKALGGLVLAGCVSLFGCAGQHSESALQQASSDFQKVKEDSNVLRIAPKDVIRAGESLARADRLSTYWGSGSDVVHYAYLSQRYSEIAREHTNLVLNEERAAKLELERQRLQLALRESKLLSVQQQGKWLEEQIVALATTQTDRGLVMTLGDVLFDTGEAELKNSANRVVLKIVQFLQLNPKRVVRIEGYTDSTGGKQENLKLSRDRAQAVADVLMDLGIEDKRIQVEGYGDEYPVDANASERGRAQNRRVEIVFSDEKGQLGAAR, via the coding sequence ATGAGCCTCAAGTCCAAAGCCCTTGGCGGGTTGGTTCTGGCTGGCTGCGTGAGCCTTTTCGGGTGTGCCGGTCAGCACAGTGAAAGCGCATTGCAACAAGCCAGCAGCGACTTCCAGAAGGTCAAGGAAGACTCCAATGTGCTGCGCATCGCTCCCAAGGACGTGATCCGTGCCGGTGAGTCCCTGGCCCGTGCCGATCGCCTGTCGACCTATTGGGGCAGTGGCTCCGACGTGGTGCATTACGCCTACCTGAGTCAGCGTTACAGCGAAATCGCTCGCGAACACACCAATCTGGTGCTCAACGAAGAGCGCGCGGCGAAGCTCGAGCTGGAACGCCAGCGTCTGCAACTGGCTCTGCGTGAGTCCAAACTGCTGAGCGTGCAGCAGCAGGGCAAGTGGCTCGAAGAGCAGATCGTCGCGCTGGCCACCACGCAAACCGATCGCGGTCTGGTGATGACCCTCGGTGACGTGCTGTTCGACACTGGCGAGGCGGAGCTGAAGAACTCGGCCAATCGCGTGGTGTTGAAGATCGTGCAGTTCCTGCAGCTCAACCCGAAACGCGTGGTGCGTATCGAGGGCTACACCGACAGCACCGGTGGCAAACAGGAAAACCTCAAGCTGTCGCGTGATCGCGCGCAAGCGGTAGCCGATGTACTGATGGACCTCGGAATTGAGGACAAGCGCATTCAGGTCGAAGGTTACGGCGATGAGTACCCGGTGGACGCCAACGCTTCCGAGCGCGGGCGGGCACAGAACCGTCGGGTGGAAATTGTGTTTTCCGACGAAAAAGGCCAGCTCGGCGCCGCCCGCTGA
- a CDS encoding DUF4398 domain-containing protein gives MSIRPLFAAMAVLALAGCANDPAPNEQMRLTEQAITQAKAVGATADEMPEMKLAEDKFNRAKGNMADESYKNARMRSEQAELDARLAEAKVLTQKSEEQLNVLNTRIIRLRKQLGDAQ, from the coding sequence GTGAGTATTCGACCTCTTTTCGCGGCCATGGCCGTTCTGGCCCTGGCCGGCTGCGCCAACGATCCGGCACCCAACGAGCAAATGCGCCTGACCGAGCAGGCCATCACCCAGGCCAAGGCTGTCGGTGCGACCGCCGATGAAATGCCGGAAATGAAACTGGCTGAAGACAAGTTCAACCGGGCCAAGGGCAACATGGCCGACGAGTCTTACAAGAACGCCCGCATGCGTTCCGAACAGGCCGAGCTGGACGCACGTCTGGCAGAAGCCAAGGTGCTGACGCAAAAGAGCGAAGAGCAACTGAACGTGCTGAATACCCGCATCATCCGCCTGCGCAAGCAACTGGGAGATGCCCAATGA
- a CDS encoding transporter substrate-binding domain-containing protein, with product MDLRRRLLLGLILLPGMAAAAGKCERLVVTGSPDAPPYLWQDPQNPRHLIGASADLLQQVAKDLGIKVELLYAGKRSQALDEVRSGRMDMLADTPLMFNELENLDYIYPPLLENDYLVWTRKGSTLAYSEAKDLHGHTGGLSEKSRMTQAFGTFAEQNLTLTRTANITQAFQKLLLGEVEYVLAGRYSGMAAAQALGMANDLLAFEQPIDRPGLFLAVSHNSACNDPWLRGQLAKKMTELPASGLTEAALQRNIERWKAQQQQPQPSVSAPKQ from the coding sequence ATGGATCTGCGCCGCAGGTTGTTATTGGGATTGATCCTGTTGCCGGGGATGGCTGCGGCTGCCGGCAAATGTGAACGCCTCGTCGTCACCGGCAGCCCGGATGCGCCGCCGTACCTGTGGCAGGACCCGCAGAATCCCAGGCACTTGATCGGCGCCAGTGCCGACCTGCTGCAGCAAGTGGCCAAGGATCTGGGGATCAAGGTCGAATTGCTCTACGCCGGCAAACGCTCGCAGGCCCTCGATGAGGTGCGCAGCGGGCGCATGGACATGCTGGCCGACACGCCGCTGATGTTCAACGAGCTGGAAAACCTCGACTACATCTATCCGCCGTTGCTGGAAAACGACTATCTGGTGTGGACACGCAAAGGCTCGACGCTGGCCTACAGCGAAGCCAAGGATCTGCACGGGCACACCGGCGGGCTGTCGGAAAAGTCTCGTATGACCCAGGCATTCGGCACTTTCGCCGAGCAGAATCTGACCCTGACCCGGACGGCAAACATCACCCAGGCCTTTCAGAAACTTCTGCTGGGTGAAGTCGAATATGTACTCGCCGGGCGCTACTCGGGCATGGCTGCCGCGCAGGCATTGGGCATGGCCAATGATCTGCTGGCGTTCGAGCAACCAATCGACCGACCGGGGCTGTTCCTCGCGGTTTCGCACAACTCGGCCTGCAACGATCCGTGGTTGCGCGGACAGCTCGCTAAAAAGATGACAGAATTGCCCGCGTCCGGACTGACCGAAGCCGCGCTGCAACGCAACATCGAGCGCTGGAAGGCTCAGCAGCAACAGCCGCAGCCATCTGTCAGTGCCCCAAAACAGTAG
- a CDS encoding FAD-binding protein — protein MTILVIAEHDNKVLAPATLNTVAAAAKIGGDIHVLVAGQGAGAVAEAAAKIAGVSKVLNADNAAYAHQLPENVAPLVAELGKGYSHILAAATSNGKNILPRVAAALDVDQISEIISVESADTFKRPIYAGNAIATVQSTAAIKVITVRATGFDPVAAEGGSATVEAVAAAHDAGTSSFVSEELAKSDRPELTAAKIVVSGGRGMQNGDNFKHLYALADKLGAAVGASRAAVDAGFVPNDMQVGQTGKIVAPQLYIAVGISGAIQHLAGMKDSKVIVAINKDEEAPIFQVADYGLVADLFEAVPELEKLV, from the coding sequence ATGACTATCTTGGTTATTGCTGAACACGACAACAAAGTGCTGGCCCCGGCCACTCTGAACACCGTGGCTGCTGCTGCCAAAATCGGCGGCGACATCCATGTGCTGGTTGCAGGTCAGGGCGCTGGCGCCGTGGCTGAAGCCGCTGCGAAAATCGCTGGCGTGAGCAAAGTCCTGAACGCTGACAATGCAGCTTACGCGCATCAGCTGCCGGAAAACGTCGCTCCTCTGGTTGCAGAGCTGGGCAAGGGCTACAGCCACATCCTGGCTGCCGCCACGTCCAACGGCAAAAACATCCTGCCGCGCGTTGCCGCTGCACTGGACGTTGACCAGATCTCCGAGATCATCTCGGTAGAAAGCGCCGACACCTTCAAGCGTCCGATCTACGCCGGTAATGCCATCGCTACCGTGCAATCGACCGCAGCGATCAAAGTGATCACCGTGCGTGCCACCGGTTTCGACCCGGTTGCCGCTGAAGGTGGTTCGGCGACTGTTGAAGCGGTTGCTGCTGCGCACGACGCCGGCACTTCCAGCTTCGTCAGCGAAGAACTGGCCAAGTCCGATCGTCCTGAGCTGACCGCTGCCAAGATCGTCGTTTCCGGCGGCCGCGGCATGCAGAACGGTGACAACTTCAAACACCTGTACGCCCTGGCCGATAAACTGGGCGCTGCCGTCGGTGCTTCGCGCGCTGCGGTCGACGCAGGTTTCGTACCGAACGACATGCAGGTCGGTCAGACCGGCAAGATCGTTGCGCCACAGCTGTACATCGCCGTCGGTATCTCCGGCGCGATCCAGCACTTGGCCGGCATGAAAGACTCCAAAGTGATCGTTGCGATCAACAAGGACGAAGAAGCGCCAATCTTCCAGGTGGCCGATTACGGCCTGGTGGCGGATCTGTTCGAAGCGGTACCTGAGCTGGAGAAGCTGGTCTAA